A stretch of the Capsicum annuum cultivar UCD-10X-F1 chromosome 10, UCD10Xv1.1, whole genome shotgun sequence genome encodes the following:
- the LOC107843316 gene encoding protein FAR-RED-ELONGATED HYPOCOTYL 1-LIKE: MEDEDMHICPHINSVDMSKLLPTSLAYLNKKRKFQAEQLGMPLPKHVCSYHSSAECSSSHPGVEAKESLACMSTVENAARVQDDDSELESENGSNCFSGDADSVTSHEAKIHPGYLKSCSSDQASTSSVNLGGDWSRNVLYSLESRSITKLMPDRSEQSPTGRGWGILHHGSGCHPSMDYEEHLLGFGNHGDCTCAECRTEDIELAMEKELENLLNSNVNPNNYVLSSGRWTVNQDSQPSSTKLTIDKEFEQYFSMLMM, encoded by the exons ATGGAGGATGAAGATATGCATATCTGTCCTCATATCAAcag TGTTGATATGAGCAAGTTGCTACCTACCAGCCTTGCGTActtaaataagaaaagaaagtttCAAGCTGAACAATTGGGAATGCCTCTACCAAAACATGTGTGCTCGTATCATAGTTCTGCTGAATGTAGTTCTTCACATCCTGGCGTAGAGGCTAAGGAGTCTTTGGCATGCATGAGTACAGTAGAAAATGCTGCAAGGGTCCAGGATGATGATTCAGAACTCGAATCTGAGAATGGCAGCAATTGCTTCTCTGGAGATGCTGACTCTGTCACGTCTCACGAGGCTAAAATTCATCCTGGATATCTGAAATCATGTTCGTCCGATCAGGCTTCAACGTCATCTGTTAATTTGGGTGGTGACTGGTCCAGAAATGTCCTTTATTCTTTGGAGAGCAGATCAATAACAAAATTAATGCCTGATAGGTCAGAGCAATCCCCTACTGGCAGAGGATGGGGTATTCTACATCATGGTTCTGGATGCCACCCATCAATGGATTATGAGGAGCATTTGTTGGGATTTGGGAATCATGGGGATTGCACTTGCGCAGAATGCAGAACTGAGGACATTGAGCTGGCAATGGAAAAAGAACTTGAAAATTTGCTAAACTCCAATGTGAATCCAAACAATTATGTTCTTTCATCAGGAAGATGGACTGTTAACCAAG